One Williamwhitmania taraxaci genomic window, GATAAACTTACCATATTTGAGGCATTAGCGCTGGCGGGAGACTTTACCGATTACGGAAAGCGTGATAATGTTCTGGTGGTAAGGCCTTGTGAGTCTGGGAATAAGAGTTTTCGACTAAATCTTTCGGATAAGAGCATTATGGCTTCTGAAGGGTATTATCTTTTACCAAACGACGTGATAGTTGTGGAGCCACGCAAGGGTAAGATGTTTCAGCTAAATGCAGGAACTTATGGACTTGCTCTTTCAACTATTAGCACGGTGGTGCTGTTGGTAAGTTTTTTGGCGAAATAGATAGAGGTAAAGGTTGAAAGTGAAAAGTGAATTGTGAAAAGTGAATAGACGGAGACGTTAAAGGGTAAACGTTAAAGGGTAAAGGTTAAAAGACGAAGACGTTAAAAGGTAAAGGTTAAAAGTTAAAAGACGGGAGTCGGAAGTCCGAAGATGGAGTGGCGCCGTAGGTGCCAAATTATGGTAGCAGAGAGGATGTTGAAATTTTTTTGCGGCGCGAACAAATGGTTGACAATGCATCTATCGAATTTTCGCCGCCTGAATGGAGCGGTGAACAGATCGATGACATTGGGCATCAGATTGCAATAGAGAGTTGAAAGACTGAAGACGTTAAAAGGTAAAGGTTAAAAGACGAAGACGTTAAAAGGTAAAGGTTAAAAGTTAAAAGACGAACACGTTAAAAGGTAAAGGTTAAAGGTTAAAAGACGAAGACGTTAAAAGGTAAAGGTTAAAGGTTAAAAGACAGGAGTCGGAAGTCCGAAGATGGAGTGGCGCCGTAGGTGCCAAATTATGGTAGCAGAGAGGATGTTGAAATTTTTTTGCGGCGCGAACAAATGGTTGACAATGCATCTATCGAATTTTCGCCGCCTGAATGGAGCGGTGAACAGATCGATGACATTGGGCATCAGTTTGCAATAGCGGGTTGAAAGACTGAAGACGTTAAAAGGTAAAGGTTTAAAGACGAAGACGTTAAAGGGTAACCGTTAAAGGTTAAAAGACGGAAGACGGAAGACGTTAAAGGTTAAAGGGTAAAAGTTAAAGGGTCAACGTTAAAAGTTAAAAGTAAAAAGACTGCCGACTGCCGACTGCCCACTGAAGGTTTAAGAAAGAATAGGTATAATTTTGAAACACGCATAAAAATGGAAAGCATTCCAAATAACGATAGACCAATTTCTACCCATGGTTTTACTCCAGAGGAGGAGCAGCTGGATATTAAGCGCCTGCTGTTTCGCGTAATTGCCAACTGGTATTGGTTTGCCATTACCGTTTTTGCCGGACTGTTTATTGCATACCTCGTAAACCGTTATTCGGAGCAGGTTTACAACGTATCTGCAAGTTTGATTGTAAAGGACGACGACAACTCGAAGGCGTTTACAGGCGCTGAAAATATGATCCAAAGTTTGCGGTTGGTTAAGAATACAAAGAGCATTCAAAATGAGATAGGCGTATTACAATCCTATTCCATGGCCTATCAGGTTGTAAAGGAGTTGGATGAGTTTAGAGTCACCTATGTTCTAGTGGGACGTAGAGGGATAAAAGAATCAAGGCTATACCAGAGTGCCCCTTTTAAAGTGCTAATTGATACAACAGGTCGCAATATTCCAAACTATCCGGTTTATGTTAAAATGATATCCAATGAAAGGTATCTGCTAGAGATTGATGATGGTATGGGAGTAAAGCAGGAGATGCGCTTTGGAGAGCTGTTTAAGAATAGTGCCTTTTGTTTTAGAATCCAACGTCTTCAAAATTTTAGCGGATCGGATAATAATCTTGGTGTTCGATATTACTTTAAAGTAAATAGTATAAATGCGCTGGCCAATACCTACAAGGGAAAGGTTTCTATCTCTCTAAATGATAAAAAGGGATCGATTTTAACACTCAGTAGCAGTGGTTTTGTTGCCGAGCAGGAGGCCGCTTACCTCAATAAACTGATGGAGGTTTATATTCGAAAGGGGTTGGAAGATAAGAATAAGATAGCTGCGAATACAGTTAACTTTATCGACTCCCAACTCGATAATATGACAGATTCCCTTCGCCGTGCAGAGCAGCGGTTGCAGGACTTTAGAAGCAATAATAGGGTTATAAATATTTCGAGAGAGGGGGAGATTCTTTTTGGTAGGATTAGGGAGTTTCAAATCGATCAGGGAGCATTTGAGTTGAAGGGGCGATACTATGCTTACCTCAAAAAATATCTGTCGTCGCGTAGCGACTTAAATCAGCTAGTAGCTCCATCGGCCATGGGGGTAGATGACACACAACTATCCTCTTTACTTGGAGAGATTAGCCAAACCTATATTGCTCGGGAGGAGATGCGTGCTTCTGTTAAGAATGGGAATCCTGGATTAGAGCAGCTGAATATTCGGTTGGAGAATCTTCGAAATAGCTTAACCGAGAAGGTAGAAAGTTTAATTGCGGTTAACAAGGTGGCACAAGAAGATGTGCTACAGCGGCTGAATAAGGTAGAGGGAGAAATAGTTAAACTTCCCGGTAACGAGAGGCAGCTCATTGGATTTGAGCGTGAATTTAATTTGCTCGAAAAGATGTATAATTATCTTCAGGAGAAGCGCGCAGAAGCAGCTATTGCCAAGGCATCAAATATTGCCGATAACAAGGTGCTCGACTACGCAATGCCTGAGAATGCCTCCATTATTAAGCCAAAGAGGTCGTTTAATTACCTTATTGGAATGTTTATAGGGGCTCTTTTACCGCTGGCATTTATTTTTTTACTCGATTTTTTTAATGATAAACTTACAGATATTAAGGAGATCGCCTCAAAGACAACGGTTCCTGTGATTGGAACCATGGGGCATAACCGATATGAAGCAGAGATACCCGTTATCAGTAAGCCAAAGTCTACGCTAGCGGAGTCGTTCCGTGGGCTGCGAACCAACCTACAATACCTGCTCCGGAATCCGGAACAAAAGGTGATTGCCGTTACATCTACCCTCAGTAGCGAGGGAAAAACATTTACCGCCGTGAACCTTGCCGCCATTATGGCTATGGCGGGTAATAGAGTGTTGCTGATGGGCCTCGATCTGCGTAAGCCTAAGATACAGAAGATGCTCAACGTGGTTTATAGCGAGGGCATTAGCACCTATCTCATTGGTAAATCTACATTGGAGCAGGTTGTAAAGAATACCCCAACGCCAAATCTCTTTTTTGCGCCCAGTGGACCTATTCCACCCAACCCATCGGAGTTGCTTGGTTCTCAAAAAATGGATGAGTTTATGAATTGGGCAAGGGAACACTACGATTACATTGTGGTGGATACTCCTCCTGTAGCCATCGTTACCGATGCACTATTAATTGCCCGTTTTGCCGATGCCAACCTCTTTGTGGTGCGCTTTGGATACTCCTCCAAGGAGGTGCTTAAGCTGGTGGAGGATATCTACAAACACAAAGAGATTCGAAATCTCGCCATTGTAGTAAACGACTTCCAACCCAAGCGTGGATACGGTTATGGCTATACTTACAAATACTCCTATGGCTACAGCTATAGCTACTCCTACGGCTATGGCAATAAAGACAAGAGTGGCTACTATTCCGACGAGGATGAACCAAAGTTGACGTTCAAAGAACAGGTAAAACGTTGGTTTTGATTGGTTAAAGGGTAAATGTTAAAGGTTAAAAGACGGAGACGTTAAAGGTTAAAAGGTAAAGGTGAAAAGACCGGAGTCAGAAGTCGGAAGTCCGGAGAGGTTAAATGGTAAAGGTTAAAGGTTAAAAGACGGCAGCTGAAAGTCGGAAGTCCGGAGACGTTAAAGGGTAAACGTTAAAGGTTAAAAGACGGCAGCTGAAAGTCGGAAGTCAGAAGTCCGAAGCAGGAGACCGAAGACGGAAGTCCGAAGTTGGAGTGGCGCCGTAGGTGCCAAATTATGGTTTTGAAGAGGTGAGTAGTGAATAGTGAAAAGGTAAAAGACGGAAGTCAGGAGTCAGGAGACGGAAGTCGGCAGCTGGAAGACTGAAGTTGTAGTGGCGCCGTAGATTCCAAACGTTGGTAACAGAGAAGACATTAAAACTTTTTGGCGGCGCGGACAAATGGTTAACAATGCATCTATAGAGGTTTCGCCGCCTGAGTGTAACGGTGAATATAATGGGCATATTGGTATCTCAGTAATAAAGAAGTGTTAAAAGATAGAGACGTTAAAGGGTAANNNNNNNNNNNNNNNNNNNNNNNNNNNNNNNNNNNNNNNNNNNNNNNNNNNNNNNNNNNNNNNNNNNNNNNNNNNNNNNNNNNNNNNNNNNNNNNNNNNNNNNNNNNNNNNNNNNNNNNNNNNNNNNNNNNNNNNNNNNNNNNNNNNNNNNNNNNNNNNNNNNNNNNNNNNNNNNNNNNNNNNNNNNNNNNNNNNNNNNNNNNNNNNNNNNNNNNNNNNNNNNNNNNNNNNNNNNNNNNNNNNNNNNNNNNNNNNNNNNNNNNNNNNNNNNNNNNNNNNNNNNNNNNNNNNNNNNNNNNNNNNNNNNNNNNNNNNNNNNNNNNNNNNNNNNNNNNNNNNNNNNNNNNNNNNNNNNNNNNNNNNNNNNNNNNNNNNNNNNNNNNNNNNNNNNNNNNNNNNNNNNNNNNNNNNNNNNNNNNNNNNNNNNNNNNNNNNNNNNNNNNNNNNNNNNNNNNNNNNNNNNNNNNNNNNNNNNNNNNNNNNNNNNNNNNNNNNNNNNNNNNNNNNNNNNNNNNNNNNNNNNNNNNNNNNNNNNNNNNNNNNNNNNNNNNNNNNNNNNNNNNNNNNNNNNNNNNNNNNNNNNNNNNNNNNNNNNNNNNNNNNNNNNNNNNNNNNNNNNNNNNNNNNNNNNNNNNNNNNNNNNNNNNNNNNNNNNNNNNNNNNNNNNNNNNNNNNNNNNNNNNNNNNNNNNNNNNNNNNNNNNNNNNNNNAGTCCGAAGTTGGAGTGGCGCCGTAGGTGCCAAATTATGGTTTTGAAGAGGTGAGTAGTGAGTGGTGAAGAGTGAAAAGGTAAAAGACGGAAGTCGGCAGCTGGACGACCGAAGAAGGAGTGGCGCCGTAGGTGCCAAATTATGGTAACAGAGAAGATCTTAAAATTTTTTGGCGGCGCGAACAAATGGTCAAAAATGCATCTGCCGATGAACCGCCGCCTGAATGGAACGGTGAATATATCGGGCATATTGGTTCCTCAGTAATAAAGAAGTGTTAAAATACGGAGACGTTAAAGGGTAAATGTTAAAGGTTAAAAGACAGGAGTCGGAAGTCAGGAGACCGAAACGGAAGTCCGAAGTTGGAGTGGCGCCGTAGATGCTAAACGTTGGTTTTGGAGAGTGAATGGTGAAGATCGGAGAGCAACGACGATCCCGCGCTAGCGGGGGTGAATAGTGAATGTCGGAGTGCAACGGAGATCCCGTGACAACGGGGTCGGAGAGCAACGACGATCCCGATTTATCGGGGGTGAAAAGAAGAGAAGTCCAGCGTTGTAAATTCATGCACGTTAAGGCGAAGAGGATCGCCATAGCCTGTGCAACCGGGGCCCCTCAGGCCGAAGGGAGCGTAAAAACGGCGGTTGGTCGAGCGCAGCAAGTTCCGACGTTTTAGCTCGCAAGGCCGTAAAGGGTCGGCGAGCAGGCAAGGCTTGATCTTTTGTTTCTTTTCCATCGAGGGAAAAGAAAATTAGATTGATTTTCAAGGGTCGAGGAGTAATGAAGGGATAGTGGACAGCACTTTTCAAAAGCAATTTGCCGGGTTGCGCCGCCAGATCTTCTTACGCTAAGATAAACAGAGGAAAATAAATGGATCACAGAGGCACTGAGAACATATAGAAAAAAGAGAACCCGGTAACCATTAAAAACCAGAAGGAACACCAATAGGTTGTTGTGCAGATTTCCTCCTACCTATCGCCCTTTCAGGGCTTTAAATAATGACTGATTTGCACACAGGCCTACGCTCCCGATAAATCGGGATCTTCGATACGCTTTGGCCAGTGCTTTTACCTTTCGGAGCTTCGCCCCTGTTGTTTATGCAGAAGAAAGATTAGGCCTGAAAGGCCTGCCTGTAAAAGCACAGGGCGCAGCCCTGTGTGAACGCAAAGAACCACTTAGGGCTGAAAGTCCGACATGTTTCCTTGTCGAGCGGACGTCCTCGCCATCATTCTGCACGCTCGGCATGGCTGACCAGCTACCACTACGATGCAGGGTTTTCGTTATGTTTTTCCATGGCACGGCTTACGACACACAGACGAGAAACACATCTGCGCGAGCTGGTGTTCTGCTCAATTTCACCTTCGTCGAGCGCGCAAGCTCGGTTCAACATTCACTTTCCCTGTAAACATTGGTAGTGCAGCTAATGGGTTATATACTAGACGACAGTGATCAAAATAATTTTAAAATAATTGATAAAAAACTGGATTTTTTAAAAATATTGCTTTAATTTTGCTTAAAGGTTCTTTGAAATAGTCGGCGTAGCAAAACTCTATTACTATGAATAGAATATTTGAATCGAAGTTATCAATGATTCACGATGTTTTAGCTGTAGTTGCTAGTTTTTCCTCTATCCTTATGGCAAATGTTAAGGTTGAAGGAATAGTTCACAGAATTCAACTGTTATTAGGACACGCAGAGCAGCATAGCGCAGTATTGGTGATATCGACAAAGGATTATACCACAAAAAAGAAAAATCTCAAGAAAGATCTTTTGCGCGATGCCAAACTGATTTTTGCTGCTTTTAAGATTCTCTTTGCAGAAGGTAAGGCACTGGATGAAAAAATTCAAATACCTTTGTTTATGAAGGGTATTGTTCATTCGACTTACCAGAAAATGTACGATGAATTATTTGAACTTAATAAAGCGGTGGAACGCAATAAAGTTGATTTAATTGCTGCTGGATTGGAAACCGAAATCATTGATCGGATCAACCTGCAACTGCCCAATTTAAAGGCGATGCTCGATATGCCTAGAGAGGGCCACACCATAGCAATCAATGCTCGTCTCGAGAAAGAGAATGCCATGAATGAGATAATGCTTATTCTGAAAAACGAGCTTGATCCCCTAGTTCAACTCCTGGGGGCAAAGAATCCTGAGGTGATGACAAACTACGATACTGCTCGCAGATGGATTAAACCTACCTCTAGTAGAAGATCCAGTGCCAAGGATGCCAATAGTTCCAAATAGTATTGGACATCCTATTTGTAAGAATTTTTTAAACCATTTACGCACGACTATATCTATTTCGAACCCCCGTAAGTAGTTTGCTTACGGGGTTTTTTTGTTACCTGTTGATTGTGGAACAAGCCGTAAGAGGTTAAACGTTAAAGGGTAAATGTTAAAAGACGGAGACGTTAAAGGTTAAAGGGTAAATGTTAAAAGACGGAAGAGGTTAAAGGGTAAACGTTAAAAGACGGGAGACGTTAAAGGGTAAAGGTTAAAAGTAAAAAGACAGGAGTCAGGAGACCGAAGACCGAAGACCGAAGTAGGACTGGCGCCGTAGGTGCCAAATTATGGTAACAGAGAAGACATTAAAACTTTTTGGCGGCGCGGACAACTGGTTGAC contains:
- a CDS encoding tyrosine-protein kinase, which codes for MESIPNNDRPISTHGFTPEEEQLDIKRLLFRVIANWYWFAITVFAGLFIAYLVNRYSEQVYNVSASLIVKDDDNSKAFTGAENMIQSLRLVKNTKSIQNEIGVLQSYSMAYQVVKELDEFRVTYVLVGRRGIKESRLYQSAPFKVLIDTTGRNIPNYPVYVKMISNERYLLEIDDGMGVKQEMRFGELFKNSAFCFRIQRLQNFSGSDNNLGVRYYFKVNSINALANTYKGKVSISLNDKKGSILTLSSSGFVAEQEAAYLNKLMEVYIRKGLEDKNKIAANTVNFIDSQLDNMTDSLRRAEQRLQDFRSNNRVINISREGEILFGRIREFQIDQGAFELKGRYYAYLKKYLSSRSDLNQLVAPSAMGVDDTQLSSLLGEISQTYIAREEMRASVKNGNPGLEQLNIRLENLRNSLTEKVESLIAVNKVAQEDVLQRLNKVEGEIVKLPGNERQLIGFEREFNLLEKMYNYLQEKRAEAAIAKASNIADNKVLDYAMPENASIIKPKRSFNYLIGMFIGALLPLAFIFLLDFFNDKLTDIKEIASKTTVPVIGTMGHNRYEAEIPVISKPKSTLAESFRGLRTNLQYLLRNPEQKVIAVTSTLSSEGKTFTAVNLAAIMAMAGNRVLLMGLDLRKPKIQKMLNVVYSEGISTYLIGKSTLEQVVKNTPTPNLFFAPSGPIPPNPSELLGSQKMDEFMNWAREHYDYIVVDTPPVAIVTDALLIARFADANLFVVRFGYSSKEVLKLVEDIYKHKEIRNLAIVVNDFQPKRGYGYGYTYKYSYGYSYSYSYGYGNKDKSGYYSDEDEPKLTFKEQVKRWF